ACTGTCTGTCGCGGAACAGACATGGATGTGAAGGACATGGCCAATCCCGTTGCTGTTGTTTTTGGTGGAAGCGGCTTTATCGGCCGGCATGTGGTCCGCCATCTGGCCCGGGCCGGCATGACGGTCCGCGTGCCCACGCGCAATCCCTCTGCCGCCACGTTCCTGCGGGTCAACGGCCATGTGGGCCAGATCGTGCCCCTGCGCTGTGACCTCCGTGATGAGACCCAGGTTGCTGCCGCGGTTCACGGAGCGCAGGTGGTTATCAACCTGATCGGCATCCTGTATGAATCCCGCCGCGGTGACTTCCAGCGCATCCATGTGGAC
Above is a window of Pseudomonadota bacterium DNA encoding:
- a CDS encoding SDR family NAD(P)-dependent oxidoreductase: MDVKDMANPVAVVFGGSGFIGRHVVRHLARAGMTVRVPTRNPSAATFLRVNGHVGQIVPLRCDLRDETQVAAAVHGAQVVINLIGILYESRRGDFQRIHVD